The DNA region CTGATCCTCGTCACGCATGATCCAGCGCTGGCCGGCCGATGCGAGCAGACCGTCCGCGTCCATTCGGGCCGGCTGGAGGAGCCGCAGGTTCGTTCGGCCGCCGCCCGGAGTGCGGCCGAATGAACCGCGCCGCCGGCTCGGCCGTGTGGCTGCCGCTCCGCTTCGCCTTCCGCGAGCTGCGCGGCGGCCTTTCGGGCTTCGTCGTATTCCTCGCCTGCATCGCTCTGGGCGTCGCAGCGATTGCCGCGGTCGGATCGGTGTCGCGCTCGATGACGGAAGGGTTGGCGCGCGAGGGGCGGGCGATCCTTGGCGGCGACGTCGCCTTCACGCTGGTGCAGCGCCAGGCCAATCCGGCCGAACTCGCCTTCCTGCGTTCCAAGGGCGATATCTCCGAGATCGCGTCCCTGCGCGGCATGGCCCGCCGCGCCGACGGCTCGGACCAGACGCTGGTCGAGGTGAAGGCGGTGGATGCCGCCTATCCGCTCTATGGGGCCATTGAGGCGGAGACTGGGACGGCCACTCTTGATTCTGCCGCGCCGCTCGCCGCCCTGGCCGATCCCGAACTCTTTACTCGTCTCGATCTCAAGGTTGGCGACACGATCGATCTGGGCACTGCGCGGCTGACGCTCGTCGGATCGATTGGCAGCGAACCCGACAAGCTGGCGACCGGCCTCGGCTTCGGCCCGCGGCTGCTTGTCACGCGTGCGGCTCTGGATGCGGCGAAACTCGTCCAGCCCGGCAGTCTGGTGCAATGGAGCTACCGCCTGCGTCTTCCCGCCGATAGCGACCCGGCCGCTTTGGTCGAGGCGGCGAAAGTCGCGTTTCCCGATGCCGGCTGGCAGATCCGCACGCGTGACGACGCCTCGCCGGGCCTTCGGCGTAGCATCGACCAGTTCACGCAATATCTGACGCTGGTCGGCCTCGCCGCGCTGGTCGTCGGCGGCGTCGGTGTCGCCAATGCGGTTGCGGCCTTCATCGATCGAAAAAGGCCCGTGATCGCGACGATGCGCTCGCTGGGCGCCGAGTCGCGTTTCGTCGTCGCGCTCTATCTCTGCCAGATCCTGCTGATCGCCCTGGTCGGCATCGCCATTGGCCTCGTCGTCGGGGCGCTGGTGCCGGTGGTGGCGATCCGATTCCTGGCCGATGTGCTCCCGGTCGGGGCCGAGAGCGGGCTGCATCTCGCTTCGCTCGCCACGGCGGCACTCTATGGCCTCGTCACGGCGCTCGCCTTCGCGCTGCTGCCGCTAGGGCGTATTCCCGATGTCGCGCCCGCTTCCCTGTTCCGCGACATGAACGGATCGGAGCGTAGCCGGATCCGGCTTTCCTTCCTCGCCGGGGCGCTGGCCGCCAGCGCCGTGCTTGCCGCGCTGGCCGTGTGGCTTGCCTATGACCGGCGGATCGCGATCGTCTTCGTCGTCGCCATCGCCGCTTCGTTCCTGGTGCTGCGCGGAATCGGCTGGCTGGTGATGGCGCTCGCCAAGCGGTCGCCGCGGCCAGCCTCGACCGAATGGCGCTATGCGATCGGCAATCTGCATCGGCCTGGCGCGTTGACCCCTTCGGTGATGCTGTCGCTCGGGCTCGGCCTTGCCCTCATCGTCACGCTGGCGCTCATCGACGGCAGCCTGCAGCGGCAACTCAAGGGCTCGATGCCGGCCAACGGGCCGAGCTTCTTTTTCCTCGATATCCAGCGCGACCAACTTGAGCCGTTCTCGACCTTCCTGAAACAGGCGGCGCCCGGCGGGAGGATCGAGAGCGTGCCGATGCTGCGCGGGCGGATCACCCGCGTCGCCGGCACGCCGTCCGACCAGGTGAAACCGGCGGCCGACAGCGCCTGGGTGCTGCAGGGCGATCGCGGCGTCACCTTCTCGGCGACCCCGCCGAAGAACTCGCGCATCGTCGAGGGTGAATGGTGGAAGGACGATGCGAGGGAGCCGCTGGTCTCGATGGAGGCCGGCGTCGCGCGTGGCCTAGGCTTGAAGGTCGGCGACACAATCACCGTCAATGTGCTGGGGCGCGAGATCACGGCGAAGATCGCCAATCTGCGCCAAGTCGACTGGGAGAGCCTCGCGATCAATTTCGTCATGGTGTTCTCGCCGTCGACCTTTGCCGGTGCGCCCTATACGGCGCTGACGACGCTGTCGCTGCCCGGCACGCCGGATGCGGCGCGGGAAGCCTCGCTGATGCGGGACGTGGGCAAAGCCTATCCTACGGTTACGGCGATCCGCGTGCGCGAAGCGCTCAACCGGGTATCGTCGATCCTGGAGCAGCTCATGGTGGCGATCCGTGCCGCTTCTTCGGTCGCGCTCGCCGCTTCGGTGCTGGTCCTCGCCGGCGCGCTGGCGGCAGGGCTGCAGGGCCGGCTGCGCGATACGGTGATCCTGAAGACGCTGGGCGCCACCCGGCGGCAGCTTCTCTTCGCCTTCGGCTATGAATATGGCCTGCTCGGGCTCTGCGCCGCCGTGTTTGGTGTCGGCGTCGGCTCGCTCGCCGCCTTTGCCGTCGTGGCCGGCGTCATGAAGCAGAGCTTCTTCTATTCGCCGGCGGAAGCCCTTGCCGCCGCCGTGGCGGCGGTTGTGCTCACCGTACTGCTGGGTCTTCTCGGTACCTGGCGCCTGCTCGGCCGCAAGGCCGCGCCGGTGCTCAGAAACCTATAGGCTCCGCCGCCCGCTTCGTTTACGATCGCCCCCGAACCGACATGCCGTCCTCTTGCGCCTAGAGGGGGCAGGGGCCATATCGCGGGCATATCCCTTCCGATGCGGCTCAAGGGCAGGCAAGGGCGGGAATGCTGCGCCGATGGCGCGGGCAAGATTTTCGGAGAGGACTTCGATGGCAGATTTCGACAATCGCGTTTCACCGTTTGGCGCGGCGCGTGCCGGAACCGGTGTTATCGACCAGGGCCTGCGCTCCTACATGCTGCAGGTCTATAATTACATGGCGATCGGCCTGCTGATCACCGGCGCCGCCTCGATCGGCATGTTCAAGCTGGCCTTCGTCGACAATGGCGGCGTGATCGAGCGCACCGCGCTCGGACAGACGCTGTTCAGCGGCCCGCTGATGTGGGTCATCATGCTGGCGCCGTTCGCGCTGGTGATGGTGCTGTCCTTCGGCATCCAGAAGATGTCGGTGGCGACGGCGCAGCTGACGTTCTGGGTCTATTCGGCGCTAATGGGCGTGTCGCTGACGACGATCTTCGTCCTCTACACCGCCCAGTCGGTCACGCAGGTGTTCTTCATCACCGCCGCGACCTTCGGCGCGATGAGCCTTTATGGCTACACGACCAAGCGGGATCTGACCGGTTTCGGTTCGTTCCTGTTCATGGGCCTGATCGGCATCATCATTGCCTCGATCGTCAATATCTTCGTCGGATCGTCGGCCCTCGGCTTCGCGATCTCGATCCTAGGCGTGCTCATCTTCGTCGGCCTTACCGCCTACGACACGCAGAAGATCAAGGAGATGTACTCGGTCAATGACGACGGCACGCTCGCCGGCCGCAAGGCGATCATGGGCGCGCTGACGCTCTATCTCGACTTCATCAACCTGTTCCTGATGATGCTGCGTCTGTTTGGCGATCGCCGCTGATCCATCGTCACCGCAGAGACAAGAAGGGCGCGGTCTCGGCTGCGCCCTTTTTCTATGGGGCGGCTGGATGGGCTCAGCCCTCGACCAGCTTCAGCTGTTTGTCCAGGATGGTCAGCACCTGGCGCAGATCATGGCCGCGCTTCATGATGTAGCCCCCCGCGGCGATGACGGAATAGGCGCCTTGGCGGCGATCGAGCGAGGGGTCCTTCTCGACGCGGAACAGCGGCATTTCCGAGGTGCGGCGGAAGATCGAGAACACCGCTTTGTCCTTCAGATGGTCGATCGCGTAGTCGCGCCATTCTCCAGCCGCAACCATGCGGCCATAGACGCGGAGAATCTGGTTGAGCTCATGGCGGTCGAAGGCGACATAGCGGGGGGAGGGCGGAGCTCGTCCGGCGAGCGCGACCAGCGTCGCGCCGCCCCCGGCTATCGGCTCGTCGTCGCTTCCGCTCAATCGCGCCTCCCTTCGGCCGCTCGCAAATGCCCTGTCTTGGTCCTGTCATGATCGCGCCGAAGTCCCTGGCTGGCAAGGCTGAAGCCCTGTTGTCCTCGGCGCACCGCCAGGCGCCCGCTCTCACGAAGCCGTGAAGGTCGGGGCGCATTTTTCATCGTTTTGCCCTTTTTCGGCCCGCCACCAGCCGCAATGCGGGACGATTTTAGCATCATGGTTTCAGACGGTCCGGTTTGGCGGGAACTTCGGAATTTCTCAGCCCCCCAGCCCCCCGAGGTTCTCTTGCCGAACCGGACCACCTTTTGCCATCGGGCGGCAGAGTATCGCCGCCCGCTTGTCGACCTCCCCTGGGCCGGCGAAACCCCCGATCGCCGACCCTTCGACAAGAATGCGCGCCCTCGTGGCGCGCTTTTTGTTGTTGGATCAAGGCCGCCGCGGTCGCCGCTTCAGCTTGACACCGCAAGGCCTTGCAGCCAGTGTGCGCCCGCTTTCGGGGTGTCGGTCCTGCCGTCCCCGGGTCGATCTTGCCTCGTTCGCAGGTCTGGATGATAACCTTTCTCGAATTCGAAAAGCCGGTCGCCGACCTTCAGGGTAAGGTTCAGGAATTGCGTGCCCTCGGCGAGAGCGGCAATGCGGTTGCCATCGGCGAAGAGATCGCCAAGCTGGAGGCGAAGGCCGCCCAGGCGCTGGTCGATATCTATGGCAAGCTGACGCCGTGGCAGAAGACGCTCGTCGCCCGCCATCCTGACCGCCCGCATTTCGTCGACTATGCCGAGCACCTCTTCACGGATTTCACGCCGCTGGCCGGCGATCGGAAATTTGCCGAGGACAAGGCGATCCTCGCCGGTTTCGGCCGTTTTCGCGACCGTCCTGTGGCGATCATCGGCCAGGAGAAGGGCCATGATACCGAGACGCGGCTGCGCCATAATTTTGGCATGGCTCGTCCCGAGGGCTACCGCAAGGCGGTCCGCATCATGGAACTCGCCGAGCGCTTCGATCTGCCTGTGATCACGCTGGTCGATACGGCCGGCGCCTTTCCCGGCATCGATGCCGAGGAGCGCGGTCAGGCCGAGGCGATTGCGAGATCGACTGAGGCGGCACTGTCGCTGGCGGTGCCGAGCGTCTCGGTCATCATCGGGGAGGGTGGATCGGGCGGGGCCATCGCGATCGCCACCGCCAGCAAGGTCGTGATGCTGGAGCACTCGATCTACAGCGTGATTTCGCCCGAAGGCGCAGCGTCGATCCTGTGGCGGGATGCGACGCGGGCGCAGGACGCGGCGACCAACATGAAGATCACCGCGCAGGATCTCTATCGCTTCGGCGTTATCGACCAGATCGTGCCGGAGCCCGTAGGCGGCGCCCATCGCGACGCGCCTGCGGCGATCGCTGCCGTCGGCGATGCCATCGGCGCGTCGCTTGCCGCGCTGGAAGGTCTTTCCGGCGCGGAGTTGAAGCGCCAGCGCCGCGAGAAGTTTCTTGCGATCGGCCGCAGCCTTTGACACGATTCCGCCGGTCTTGCGGGTAATGCTCCGCGCGTCGATTCGGGGTATGGCGGGCCGTGGCGTCGCCGACCCTGTCGTGTCGCAGGCGCCTTCCACCCCGGATGGAGCGGCGATGCTTGAGGGAAGTTCATGCAGGCATCCGACCTGATCACGCGCATCTGCCGCGGGGCCTTGCTCCTGATGGCTGTGCTGCTGCTGGCCGCCTGCCAGGAATCCGGCATTCCGAAAGACCAGAAGCCCGTCTCGGCGAAGCTTACCGCCAAGATGGAAAAGCTGGAGATGGACCCGAAGTCGCCGATCTATATCCGCGCCTTCAAGGAATCCTCTGAACTCGAAGTCTGGAAGCAGCGTCGCGACGGCCAATATGCGCTGCTCACGACCTATTCGATCTGCAAATGGTCCGGCAAGCTCGGCCCCAAGATCAAGGAAGGCGACCGGCAAGCGCCGGAGGGCTTCTACACGATCACGCGCGGCCAGATGAACCCGAATTCGAGCTATTATCTATCGTTCAATATCGGCTTCCCCAACGCTTTCGACCGCTCGCTCGGTCGCACCGGCACTAACATCATGGTCCACGGAGCTTGCTCTTCGGCGGGCTGCTATTCCATGACCGACGAGGCGGCGGGCGAGATCTACGCTCTGGCGCGCGATGCCTTCTACGGCGGGCAGCGTGCCTTCGAGGTGCATCTCTATCCGTTCCGCATGACGCCCGAGAACATGGCGAAGCATCGCAACGACCCGAATTTCGATTTCTGGGTGATGCTGAAAGAGGGGAACGACCATTTCGAGGTGACCAAGAAGGTCCCGGTCGTCCAGGTGTGTAACAAGCGCTACGTCTTCGACGTGGATGCCGGCGGCGCGGCGCTCAACGCCAGCGCGCCCTGTCCGCCCTACAGCGTTCCGGCCTGGCTCGACGCCGCCGTGAAGCAGAAGCAGACGCAGGACAACGCTGCCTTCCAGATCGCCTCGGCCAGGTTCCAGGCCGAAGATCAGGCTGCCAGCGCCAAGGCCGCGGCAGACGCGCAGAAGAAGGCCGCTGAGGCCGAAGCCGCCGCCGCGAAGGCCGCGGCTCCCGCCGTCGCGGACGTACCGGCTGCGGAAGCCGCTCCGGCGCTTGCCGAGGCGGCCGGTGTTGCCACGGCGCCCGCCAGCGCCGAATCCCCTGACGTCGTCATGGCCGCCGTCGGCGGAGTGCCCGCGCCGGAAATGCCACTGCCTGTCCCTTCGCCGCTGCGCCCCGTGTCCGCGCCAGCGGCCGAGACGCCGCCGCCGGCCAAGGGCAATTTCCTGCAGCGTCTCAAGATCAAGATGCCCTGGGGCTAAGCGTCAACCTGGCGCCGGCAGGCGCACGTGCCGGCTATCTGACGATCTGGCGGTAAAGGTCGTCAGGCCCAAGCTTACAAGCCGTGACTGCCCGAATAGGCGTTTGAAGACGGCGGTTGCCAGGCGGCCAGCGCGTCTTTCGCCGGGCGATAGATTTCGATCCCGAGCGGGTAGCACAGCGCGATATCGTCCGAGTGTTTGGTGCCGCAATCTCCGCCCGGACAGGTCGACAGTGCGCCGAGAAGATCGATTTCGGCGAAGAATTCCAGAAAATCACCCGGCCGCACCGGACTTGCCTTCATGAAGTACTGATGTGTGTCGTGCGTGAAGCCGGTGCACATGAAGACATTGAGCACGTCATGGATATGCGACTCAGCCTCGGCCAAGGACACTTGCCGATCGAGCGCTAACGCCCGCGTCAGGTTCGAATGGCAGCAATGGTGGTAATCGGTGCCCTTCAGCAGCCGATTGGTATAGGGGTCGCAGCGCGTACCGATTACGTCGTGGACACCGCCGCCATCGGCGTCGAAACCATACCAGTCCAGCGTGTCATGGGTGATGGTGGCCATCGGCCTCAGTTTCGGCAACGTGCTCCACAGCCGATGGCCTGTGGTGACGTGCGTCGCATGCAGGGCGCGGGTCTTGCCACTGAAGAACCGTTCCGAAAGATCGTGCGCATTCCATAGATTGAGGTCGCCGACTTGCGGGCCATCGATGCTGACGATGCGCCAGACATGACCCGCCGGAACCGTGAAGGTGCGCGCCTCGCGCGGCGGAACCACAATTTCCGCGATCTTCGTCAGCCCGCTGCGTGCCCGTTCGTAGAAAGTAGCGTCATAGGGCGGCAGCCGGTCCACTTCGTAGCAGATGACAGGCGGAACCGAGCGGCGCTTGGCGGCATCGAGAGGCTCGGCCGATTGCGGCTGTCCAACCATGCCGCGCCTCCCTGGAAGCGCCTCGCCGTCAGGCGAAGCGGCCGTGGCAGTGCTTGAACTTCTTGCCGGAGCCGCAGGGGCAGGGCGCATTGCGCTGGACCTTGCCCCAGGTCGTCGGATCGTTCGGATCGACGGCAACCGCATCGAAGTCGGGCGCGGCGGCGAAGCTCTGGAAGAAGGCCTCGTCCATCTCGTTGCCGCCCGTGGTCGGGTCGAGATGCACGGGCTGGAGGTCTTCGGCCTCCTGCGGCATCAGCGGCGGCGACTGCATGATCTCGACGCGCATCATCTGCGACGTCACCGTCTGGCGAAGATTCTCCAGCATGGCTTCGAACAGCTCGAACGCCTCGGTCTTGTATTCGTTGAGCGGGTCGCGCTGC from Kaistia algarum includes:
- a CDS encoding ABC transporter permease; this encodes MNRAAGSAVWLPLRFAFRELRGGLSGFVVFLACIALGVAAIAAVGSVSRSMTEGLAREGRAILGGDVAFTLVQRQANPAELAFLRSKGDISEIASLRGMARRADGSDQTLVEVKAVDAAYPLYGAIEAETGTATLDSAAPLAALADPELFTRLDLKVGDTIDLGTARLTLVGSIGSEPDKLATGLGFGPRLLVTRAALDAAKLVQPGSLVQWSYRLRLPADSDPAALVEAAKVAFPDAGWQIRTRDDASPGLRRSIDQFTQYLTLVGLAALVVGGVGVANAVAAFIDRKRPVIATMRSLGAESRFVVALYLCQILLIALVGIAIGLVVGALVPVVAIRFLADVLPVGAESGLHLASLATAALYGLVTALAFALLPLGRIPDVAPASLFRDMNGSERSRIRLSFLAGALAASAVLAALAVWLAYDRRIAIVFVVAIAASFLVLRGIGWLVMALAKRSPRPASTEWRYAIGNLHRPGALTPSVMLSLGLGLALIVTLALIDGSLQRQLKGSMPANGPSFFFLDIQRDQLEPFSTFLKQAAPGGRIESVPMLRGRITRVAGTPSDQVKPAADSAWVLQGDRGVTFSATPPKNSRIVEGEWWKDDAREPLVSMEAGVARGLGLKVGDTITVNVLGREITAKIANLRQVDWESLAINFVMVFSPSTFAGAPYTALTTLSLPGTPDAAREASLMRDVGKAYPTVTAIRVREALNRVSSILEQLMVAIRAASSVALAASVLVLAGALAAGLQGRLRDTVILKTLGATRRQLLFAFGYEYGLLGLCAAVFGVGVGSLAAFAVVAGVMKQSFFYSPAEALAAAVAAVVLTVLLGLLGTWRLLGRKAAPVLRNL
- a CDS encoding Bax inhibitor-1/YccA family protein is translated as MADFDNRVSPFGAARAGTGVIDQGLRSYMLQVYNYMAIGLLITGAASIGMFKLAFVDNGGVIERTALGQTLFSGPLMWVIMLAPFALVMVLSFGIQKMSVATAQLTFWVYSALMGVSLTTIFVLYTAQSVTQVFFITAATFGAMSLYGYTTKRDLTGFGSFLFMGLIGIIIASIVNIFVGSSALGFAISILGVLIFVGLTAYDTQKIKEMYSVNDDGTLAGRKAIMGALTLYLDFINLFLMMLRLFGDRR
- a CDS encoding DUF2794 domain-containing protein; its protein translation is MVALAGRAPPSPRYVAFDRHELNQILRVYGRMVAAGEWRDYAIDHLKDKAVFSIFRRTSEMPLFRVEKDPSLDRRQGAYSVIAAGGYIMKRGHDLRQVLTILDKQLKLVEG
- a CDS encoding acetyl-CoA carboxylase carboxyltransferase subunit alpha — encoded protein: MITFLEFEKPVADLQGKVQELRALGESGNAVAIGEEIAKLEAKAAQALVDIYGKLTPWQKTLVARHPDRPHFVDYAEHLFTDFTPLAGDRKFAEDKAILAGFGRFRDRPVAIIGQEKGHDTETRLRHNFGMARPEGYRKAVRIMELAERFDLPVITLVDTAGAFPGIDAEERGQAEAIARSTEAALSLAVPSVSVIIGEGGSGGAIAIATASKVVMLEHSIYSVISPEGAASILWRDATRAQDAATNMKITAQDLYRFGVIDQIVPEPVGGAHRDAPAAIAAVGDAIGASLAALEGLSGAELKRQRREKFLAIGRSL
- a CDS encoding L,D-transpeptidase family protein, which translates into the protein MQASDLITRICRGALLLMAVLLLAACQESGIPKDQKPVSAKLTAKMEKLEMDPKSPIYIRAFKESSELEVWKQRRDGQYALLTTYSICKWSGKLGPKIKEGDRQAPEGFYTITRGQMNPNSSYYLSFNIGFPNAFDRSLGRTGTNIMVHGACSSAGCYSMTDEAAGEIYALARDAFYGGQRAFEVHLYPFRMTPENMAKHRNDPNFDFWVMLKEGNDHFEVTKKVPVVQVCNKRYVFDVDAGGAALNASAPCPPYSVPAWLDAAVKQKQTQDNAAFQIASARFQAEDQAASAKAAADAQKKAAEAEAAAAKAAAPAVADVPAAEAAPALAEAAGVATAPASAESPDVVMAAVGGVPAPEMPLPVPSPLRPVSAPAAETPPPAKGNFLQRLKIKMPWG
- a CDS encoding urea carboxylase-associated family protein; the protein is MVGQPQSAEPLDAAKRRSVPPVICYEVDRLPPYDATFYERARSGLTKIAEIVVPPREARTFTVPAGHVWRIVSIDGPQVGDLNLWNAHDLSERFFSGKTRALHATHVTTGHRLWSTLPKLRPMATITHDTLDWYGFDADGGGVHDVIGTRCDPYTNRLLKGTDYHHCCHSNLTRALALDRQVSLAEAESHIHDVLNVFMCTGFTHDTHQYFMKASPVRPGDFLEFFAEIDLLGALSTCPGGDCGTKHSDDIALCYPLGIEIYRPAKDALAAWQPPSSNAYSGSHGL